CTTGGCACCGGGGAAAATGAAAATACGGGCAACACGTGGATCTGATGCAGCGGCTTTTAAGATTTCGTGATGCGCAGGGGTCCAGTTGCTGTTGACGAATGCGCCTCTGTCACGTCGCATCGAAATCGAAGAGATGTTTTCACGCGTGCTTGCAGACAAATTCATATTGTCTGCGGGTCGTAACCATATGTCGGCGTCCAGACCGATCTGATGGCTTGCATGACCGGACAACATCGGACCTCCGCGTGGCTGGCTGAGATCGCCAACGTAAAGTCCGTTCCAGCCGGGTTGTTGTGCTGCTTTTTTGCTGAGTTGTTGCACATAGTTTACGGTTTCGGGGTGCGCCCAATTGCGATTTCTCGACAGGCGCATCGCCTGCCACGTCGGTCCAGTCTCGGCCAGTCTGGCGGACCCCGCCAAACAGCCCTTGGCATAACTTCCAAAGGCTGCCGGGGTTGCCGGTGATCCGACCTTTTCCGCCCCAAACAGTTGCTTCGCAGGTTGACTTGCCTGTGAATGTCCTGAGGTGCCAATGGTCGGCAAAATAACGGAAGCGGTCTGTTGCGATTGCGGTGTTCCATCCGAACAGGCCGAAACAAATACGCTGAAAACGGTAAGAGTTGCGAAAGTGCGCAGGTTCATGTCTCAAAATCCCCTTTTGGCTTGACCCATGCTAACAGAATGAGGCCCAGAATGAACAGCCCTGCAATGGGAGTTACCCCCAAACGTTGGCTGCCGCTAAGATCGCTGGCCAGCGCGATAAGCGCGGGTGCGATGAAGGACGTGGCTTTACCGGAAAGTGCATAGAGACCAAAGGCTTCGGTCATGCGCTCGGGATTTGCCTGATGTGTGAGCATGTTGCGGGAAGAGGCCTGCAAAACCCCGCCGGCCGCGCCGATCAAGGCTCCAGCGATGTAAAACATGACATTTGGTAAGGAGGATCCCTCATTCAGCCTGATGCCCAGAACAGAATTGGGTGTGAGCGATATGATCAATGCCGATGTCAAGATCAGGATGATGCAACAGGCAACGATGATGGGCTTGGGGCCAATCCCGCGATCCAGACGCCCACCAACCCAGCAAAAAACCGCTCCGCTGATCGCAGCAAGGATGCCGAAGACGCCAATTTCGGTAATGGACCAATTCAGCACACCCAGTGCGTAAATCCCGCCAAACGTATAGAGCCCGTTGAGGGCGTCGCGGTAAAACATGGACGATCCAAGATAGGCAAGCAGGGAGGGATGCTGTGGGAGTTCCTTCAAAGTGCGCCCCAAATCGCTCAACCCACTTCCCAACCTGAATGACGGTGCATTGGTCGTTACTCGATCACGCGTGTACATAAAGAAGGGGATCATGAAAAATACAAACCACAATGCAGTCAACGGCCCCACGATGCGCGTGCTTGCGCCTGTTTCGGGATCAAGACCAAAAATGGGTTTCAGTCCAGCGATGGTCCGTCCCGTATCGCCTGCTTGGAAAAGTGCGAGCATCAGGATCAATGCAATGACACCGCCCAGATAGCCGAATGCCCAACCTGATCCAGAAATACGACCACGTTCCCCGGTGTCCTCATGCAGTTCAGGCAGATAGGAGTTTGTGAAGATCGTTGCGAATTCCATGCCAATCAGGCCGAGCCCAAAGAAAAACAATGCCCAAATGACCGAAAAATCAGCCGGTGCTGTCCACCAGAGCGCACCTGAGCCAACCACGTAAAGCGCCGAAAAAAACCATATCCATGGCAGCCGCTTGCCGGAACTGTCCGCAATAGCGCCAAGAATCGGGGCAAGAACGGCGATGCAGATGCCTGCAAAAGTCAAACCATATCCCCAATAGGCCTGCGCCTGTGCCCTGGCTGCACCGGCCTCCATGCCTCCTGCAACAAGCGATGCCGTCGCTGTTTGTGCAAAATAGGGCCCGAAAATGAAGGTCAGCAAAAGGGTGTTATAGGGCTGGCTGGCCCAGTCAAAGAAATACCACCCCCAGATGCGTTTGCGCGCGCTGATCATCAATATGCCTGCGTTGTTGTCACGCCAAGATAGAGCAGGCCTGCCAGGTTCAGGCAAGCAAAGGTTTGGGCTCTGTAAACCATGACGCGTTGGGTGCTCTTGCTTATTTACAAAGCCTTCCCTATTTGAAACGCACGCAAAGAGAGGTCTGCCGATGCAATCCCTGTTTCAAATCCTGATGCTGCTCTTGGATGTGGTGTGGTTCTTTATCATCGCCCATGTGATTATGAGCTGGTTGATCAACTTTCAGGTGCTGAACACGCAGCAACAACTGGTTGCGCAGATCTGGTACATGTTGAACCGCATTCTGGAACCAATCTATGGCCCCGTACGTCGCATTCTACCCAACATGGGGGGCATTGATCTGGCACCGCTGGCCGTTTTGATCGGTGTGATGATCCTGCGCATCGTGCTGACCAACAATGCGGCGCTGTTTTTCTAAATTTCAGCTGTAGATCATGTAATTTTTGGTACCTGAGAAGCGCTAGGGCTTGTCCGTGAATCCCGAGTGTGGGAGTCTGCCCAAAAGAGCAGATAACGATAGGGTTCCCACATGACAGGCGCTTCCGGGCTGTTAAAGGACGTGTTTGGTTTTGATGATTTCCGCCCAGGTCAGGGAGAGATCGTTGATGCAGTTACAGCGGGCGACAACGTCCTCGCGATTATGCCAACGGGTGGTGGTAAATCGTTATGTTTTCAGCTCCCGGCGTTGATGCGCGATGGTGTCACAGTCGTGATCTCACCGCTGATCGCTCTGATGCGGGATCAGGTGCGCGCGTTGCAGGAGGCAGGTGTTTGCGCCGGGGCGCTCACGTCCGGAAACACTCCCGAAGAAACAGATGCCGTATTTGAAGCATTGGAAAAGGGTCGCCTCAAACTCCTCTACATGGCGCCGGAACGATTGTCGGCGGGATCGGCACTTGGGTTGTTGCGCCGTGTGGGTGTGTCGCTGATCGCGGTGGATGAGGCGCATTGTGTTAGCCAATGGGGTCATGATTTTCGGCCTGATTACCTGCGCATCGGGGAGTTGCGTCGCGATTTGAATGTTCCGCTCGCCGCATTTACAGCGACCGCGGACGCCGAGACGCAGGCGGAAATTGTACAAAAGTTGTTTGATGGTCATCAACCCCGCGCTTTTCTGCGTGGTTTTGACCGTCCCAACATTCATCTCGCCTTTGCATCAAAGGACAGCCCACGCCGCCAGATTCTTGACTTTGCTGCGGCCCGGAAGGGACAGTCGGGTATCGTCTACTGCGGCACCCGTGCGAAGACCGAAGGATTGGCAAGCGCCCTGCGGGATGCTGGCCACATGGCCTTGCATTACCACGGCGGAATGGAAGCTGAAGATCGCCGGATGGCAGAAACCCGTTTCCAACAAGAGGATGGTCTGATCGTTGTGGCGACTGTTGCTTTTGGCATGGGTGTCGACAAACCTGATATTCGCTGGGTGGCACATGCGGATCTGCCCAAGTCCATCGAGGCATATTATCAGGAAATCGGCCGGGCTGGCCGGGACGGCGCGCCTGCCGAAACGCTGACTCTTTTTGGTCCCGAAGACATTCGTTTGCGCCGGTCGCAGATTGATGAAGGTCTTGGATCACCTGAACGCCGTGCTGCAGACCACGGACGCCTGAATGCTCTGCTGGGTTTAGCCGAAGCATTGACATGTCGGCGAAAAAACCTGTTGGAGTATTTCGGTGAAACAGAGGTGACCTGCGATAATTGTGACCTGTGTGATCAGCCCGCAGATGTTTTTGATGGCACAACCGCTGTTCGCAAAGCGCTTTCTGCGATTTTAAGGACCGAAGAATGGTTTGGCGCAGGGCATTTGATCGACATCCTGATCGGGAATGAAACCGACAAAGTTCGCCAGCGGGGGCATCAGAGCTTGCCCACCTATGGCGTAGGCACGGAATATGACCGGCGGCAATGGCAGGCGATTTTCCGGCAAATGATGGGTCACGATCTTGTGCGGCCGGATCCAGAGCGACATGGAGCGTTGCGGATGACGGATGCTGCTCTGCCAATTCTGCGTGATCTGGCCAGGATTGAGCTGCGCCGAGACAGCATACGTGCTGCGGCGTCCAGCAGACGTCCGGCTGTCAAGGCCATGGTGTCCGACGAAGACGCACCGCTCTTATCCGCACTCAAAGCGAAACGCCGATCATTTGCCGAAGCCGCGAAAGCCCCCGCTTACGTTATTTTCAATGACCGCACGCTTGTTGAAATGGCCGAAACGCGTCCGCAGTCACTGGATGAAATGGCGCGGATTGGTGGTGTGGGTGCCAAGAAACTGGAACGCTATGGCGCGGCTTTTCTAAAAGTCATCATTGGAGAAACACAGCAGATGCATCCTTTGCGACGTAAACTGGCCGGGCGTGAGGCAGGTTCGGTATATGATCGGCTGCTCGCGGTGCAGGCAGACTTGGCACGCGGTGTTGAGGGCGTGGACAAGCCACTGAGTTGTTCTGCCTCGTTGCTTGCGAAGGTTGCGCAAATGCGTGACGCGGATCATGCCACATTGGAACGGGTACTTGGGGGGCGACGCGCCGAAAGGTTTGGCCCTGCTTTTCTGGATGTCCTTCGGGAATAAAGATCTCGAACATCACGGAACCGCGTGAGCAATCCAACTCGAACTGATATCGGTCGAACGCGCAATTCCAAGCCCAAGCATGGCGGTGTAGATCCACCGAACTATATCTCACTTGCAACAAGATCTGCCGACAAGGAAGCGAACGCCCGATATGCTCATTCTACTTTCACCTGCCAAGAACCTGAACGAAACGCGTGCGGCGGGGCATGCCGAAACTGCGCCCCGATTTCTTGATGAGGCGGAAGAATTAATCCGCATCATGCGTGACTGGTCAGAGGCTGAAATCGCGGATCTGATGCAAGTGTCAACCAAGATTGCACGTCTGAACGTTGGACGCGTATCAACTTGGTCGCGCCAGTCAGGTGCAGCTCAGGCTGCGGCGGACATGTTCGATGGTGACGTCTACAAGACGCTCGAAATGGCGACATTGGAAAATGGGGTACGACACGAAGCGGCAGCGCGGCTCAGAATCCTCTCCGGGCTCTATGGTATTTTGCGTCCAACTGATGATGTATGCGCTTACAGGCTGGAAATGGGTCGAAAACTGCCCGGACATCAAGCGGGAACGCTTTACAAGTTTTGGGGTAGGAAAATCGCGGATGCTTTGGTCGCGGACGCCCGAGAAATCCGGACAGAAACGGTTCTGAACCTCGCGTCGGAGGAATACGCAAAATCAGTTGATCGGACGGCTCTGAAAGAATTGAATTTCATTTCGCCACGTTTTGAAGAAGATCGGAACGGACTCCGAAAGATGATCTCTTTTTCGGCCAAGCGGGCGAGAGGTGCCATGGCGCGATGGGTCCTGGAAAAGGGTTACACAGATCCGCATCAATTGGTTCATTTTGATGTTGGCGGATATGCATTTGACCGGGAAGCGTCAACGGATGCACGTCCTGTCTTCGTTAGGGTGGCAAGTTGATTGCCTGATGTATCAGGGCTTTTGATTGAACACCCCTAGTTACTGAAATATCGGGCGACGCAAAGACCGATATATCGGACCCAGGGTTCATCTGTGTGATCCTTTGCCGAGGAAAACACAGGTATCTGTGAATGACCTAGTGATTCATTCGCAAGAAAAATGGTTGCATACCCAATGCATGACGCAGAGTGTCAGGATCCGTTTCTATAAACATGCGGCGGGCTGCTGCGAAGAATTTGGTCTTTCTTAACCGTTCGCCTGATCGGGAAGATCCGGTTTCGGATTGATGGCATCCGACGGGCAATACTCCAAAATGCGCGCATGCATCTCGGTTTTACGGACTGGTTTGGACATGTAGTGATCAAGGCCTGCCGCCAGAATGTCGGCACTGTCACCTTCCATCGCATGGGCTGTTAGTGCGATAATCGGGATGTGGCGTTTAGTGCCTTCTTCCTCTTTCCGAATGGTTTGGGTCGCTTCTTTACCGTCCATACGCGGCATAGAAATATCCATGAAAATAAGATCCGGGTCGAACGTCTTGTATGCTTCAACGGCTTCGAGACCATCGTTCGCAAACTTCAGATCGACATCAAAATCCTTAAGCATTTTGCGGAACACCAATTGATTGGTTTTATTGTCTTCAGCTGCCAGCACGCGCATGCGGCGCTCTATCTGGCGCGTGTTTTCAGTATCGAGTGTATCAGGGCTTTCCGCCGCTGCCTCGCATGCGCCTGTTCCTCCTTTTGTCAGTGCGGAAGACGCAGCCTCGGAGCCTGGTTTGTCAGTATTTTCAGGTGGTCGGTCCTTTACATGAGAGAGCCAGTTCAGCAATTCACGGCGTGGAAACGGCCGCGGGACAATCGACGTCACTTCGATTTTCCCCGCGTCTGCCTGTGCATGGCCCACATTGGAACTGATTAGAATGATCGGCATTCCGTGACCAGCCATGCGTGCGGTTTGCGAGAACTCAAGACCGTTCATTTCGGGCATGATGTGATCGACCAGTACGATATCAACGCTCCGGTCCAAAAGTCCCAACGCACTTGCGCCGTCCCTGCAAGTGGTCGCTTTTAAGCCAAGCGCTTCAATTTGATTGCTCAGGATCTGTAGGTTTGGTTCGAAATCGTCAATGACCATCACGTGACGCAGTGAGTTCGCCAACGCCGGTGATGCTTTGTTCTCCTCCTGTTCCGCTTCGAAAGTCAGTTGGAAACCGAAGCAAGACCCAATGCCTTCCTCAGATGTCAGCCAAATCTTGCCGCCCATCATTTTTATCAAATGCTTTGTGATGGTCAGCCCAAGCCCGGTGCCATCAAATTGACGATTCCGTTCGTTTTCGACCTGGGTGAATTCGCCGAAGACATGGTCAATCATATCTTCCGGAATCCCAATGCCGGTGTCCTCAACAGTAACGCTGAGTATAAATTTCTTGCCACTATTGTCTGGTTCGCCACGCACTTTGACGAGAACATGACCATTTTGGGTAAACTTGACGGCGTTGCCCATCAGGTTGGTCAAAACCTGTCTCAATCTCCCTGGATCGCCAATGAAATGAGACGGCAAAAGCATCCCGTAGTCCAGAGCAAGAACCAAGCCCTTATCCTGTGCAGAAGACTGGAGCAACATAATGACTTCGAGTATGGACTGTTCAAGGTCGAAAGGTTCGG
This genomic interval from Paracoccaceae bacterium contains the following:
- the mepA gene encoding penicillin-insensitive murein endopeptidase, with the protein product MNLRTFATLTVFSVFVSACSDGTPQSQQTASVILPTIGTSGHSQASQPAKQLFGAEKVGSPATPAAFGSYAKGCLAGSARLAETGPTWQAMRLSRNRNWAHPETVNYVQQLSKKAAQQPGWNGLYVGDLSQPRGGPMLSGHASHQIGLDADIWLRPADNMNLSASTRENISSISMRRDRGAFVNSNWTPAHHEILKAAASDPRVARIFIFPGAKVQMCKDATGDRSWLRKIRPWYGHHYHFHVRLACPSGTRGCVDQAPPPSGDGCADAQAWVNNILNPPPPNPNAPKRKPKREILLADLPAQCAAVLQ
- a CDS encoding response regulator — translated: MSLANKLAEERRGRLAAERLLELKQAELFAANRKLGEHAKALSHEIVETRAEVATVRNENQRVKSDLSAAHEKIELVERRLWHSIETINDGFAFFTPDLQMIMANRSYLAVFDKLEDIAPGVSYVTILQVLTDEGIVNTGDLAPAAWRQKMIERVQNPEPESVVIRLWNGEYIKMIDQRGPDGDIISLGLNITETVKYEKNLKAARQSAESANRAKSAFLANMSHEIRTPMNGVVGMADVLVDTPLTEEQRLYVDTIKNSGEALLVIINDVLDYSKIEAERLQLHPEPFDLEQSILEVIMLLQSSAQDKGLVLALDYGMLLPSHFIGDPGRLRQVLTNLMGNAVKFTQNGHVLVKVRGEPDNSGKKFILSVTVEDTGIGIPEDMIDHVFGEFTQVENERNRQFDGTGLGLTITKHLIKMMGGKIWLTSEEGIGSCFGFQLTFEAEQEENKASPALANSLRHVMVIDDFEPNLQILSNQIEALGLKATTCRDGASALGLLDRSVDIVLVDHIMPEMNGLEFSQTARMAGHGMPIILISSNVGHAQADAGKIEVTSIVPRPFPRRELLNWLSHVKDRPPENTDKPGSEAASSALTKGGTGACEAAAESPDTLDTENTRQIERRMRVLAAEDNKTNQLVFRKMLKDFDVDLKFANDGLEAVEAYKTFDPDLIFMDISMPRMDGKEATQTIRKEEEGTKRHIPIIALTAHAMEGDSADILAAGLDHYMSKPVRKTEMHARILEYCPSDAINPKPDLPDQANG
- the recQ gene encoding DNA helicase RecQ; protein product: MTGASGLLKDVFGFDDFRPGQGEIVDAVTAGDNVLAIMPTGGGKSLCFQLPALMRDGVTVVISPLIALMRDQVRALQEAGVCAGALTSGNTPEETDAVFEALEKGRLKLLYMAPERLSAGSALGLLRRVGVSLIAVDEAHCVSQWGHDFRPDYLRIGELRRDLNVPLAAFTATADAETQAEIVQKLFDGHQPRAFLRGFDRPNIHLAFASKDSPRRQILDFAAARKGQSGIVYCGTRAKTEGLASALRDAGHMALHYHGGMEAEDRRMAETRFQQEDGLIVVATVAFGMGVDKPDIRWVAHADLPKSIEAYYQEIGRAGRDGAPAETLTLFGPEDIRLRRSQIDEGLGSPERRAADHGRLNALLGLAEALTCRRKNLLEYFGETEVTCDNCDLCDQPADVFDGTTAVRKALSAILRTEEWFGAGHLIDILIGNETDKVRQRGHQSLPTYGVGTEYDRRQWQAIFRQMMGHDLVRPDPERHGALRMTDAALPILRDLARIELRRDSIRAAASSRRPAVKAMVSDEDAPLLSALKAKRRSFAEAAKAPAYVIFNDRTLVEMAETRPQSLDEMARIGGVGAKKLERYGAAFLKVIIGETQQMHPLRRKLAGREAGSVYDRLLAVQADLARGVEGVDKPLSCSASLLAKVAQMRDADHATLERVLGGRRAERFGPAFLDVLRE
- a CDS encoding peroxide stress protein YaaA; translation: MLILLSPAKNLNETRAAGHAETAPRFLDEAEELIRIMRDWSEAEIADLMQVSTKIARLNVGRVSTWSRQSGAAQAAADMFDGDVYKTLEMATLENGVRHEAAARLRILSGLYGILRPTDDVCAYRLEMGRKLPGHQAGTLYKFWGRKIADALVADAREIRTETVLNLASEEYAKSVDRTALKELNFISPRFEEDRNGLRKMISFSAKRARGAMARWVLEKGYTDPHQLVHFDVGGYAFDREASTDARPVFVRVAS
- a CDS encoding MFS transporter, producing the protein MISARKRIWGWYFFDWASQPYNTLLLTFIFGPYFAQTATASLVAGGMEAGAARAQAQAYWGYGLTFAGICIAVLAPILGAIADSSGKRLPWIWFFSALYVVGSGALWWTAPADFSVIWALFFFGLGLIGMEFATIFTNSYLPELHEDTGERGRISGSGWAFGYLGGVIALILMLALFQAGDTGRTIAGLKPIFGLDPETGASTRIVGPLTALWFVFFMIPFFMYTRDRVTTNAPSFRLGSGLSDLGRTLKELPQHPSLLAYLGSSMFYRDALNGLYTFGGIYALGVLNWSITEIGVFGILAAISGAVFCWVGGRLDRGIGPKPIIVACCIILILTSALIISLTPNSVLGIRLNEGSSLPNVMFYIAGALIGAAGGVLQASSRNMLTHQANPERMTEAFGLYALSGKATSFIAPALIALASDLSGSQRLGVTPIAGLFILGLILLAWVKPKGDFET
- a CDS encoding YggT family protein, with amino-acid sequence MQSLFQILMLLLDVVWFFIIAHVIMSWLINFQVLNTQQQLVAQIWYMLNRILEPIYGPVRRILPNMGGIDLAPLAVLIGVMILRIVLTNNAALFF